One Tepidisphaeraceae bacterium DNA segment encodes these proteins:
- a CDS encoding class I SAM-dependent methyltransferase has translation MTTITETPAAAAADSEQLVSAWDEVAQELTAIPLLLERARYAATIRPILHLPKAAEILEAGCGAGRILRTLDRMGYGNLTGLEISQARLNYIAQAGPRNAKLVCSSEVPFAANTFDAVLTAAAIEHVTDPRQWLKELARVTRPGGVISITTDTYMWKWLQSLGLYQTVQPLDGAIWPYKLAFWGRQAGLRLRACGGFVNVDRQRWYFLRQMKRLVSARRWYRKWKGGYARVDPWGHVPAVDEASIVDATHDFPMSADVDLQACVWAYECYYWFEKPAMGAMRLAA, from the coding sequence ATGACGACGATCACCGAAACGCCTGCCGCCGCCGCCGCTGACAGCGAACAACTCGTCTCCGCGTGGGACGAGGTTGCCCAAGAACTGACCGCAATTCCGTTGTTGCTGGAGCGCGCGCGTTACGCCGCCACGATCCGCCCGATCCTGCACCTGCCCAAGGCCGCCGAGATTCTGGAGGCCGGCTGCGGCGCGGGGCGCATCCTGCGCACGCTGGACCGCATGGGATACGGGAACCTGACCGGCCTTGAGATCAGCCAGGCCCGGTTGAACTACATTGCCCAGGCCGGCCCGCGCAACGCGAAGCTCGTCTGCAGCAGCGAGGTGCCGTTCGCAGCGAACACGTTCGACGCCGTCCTGACCGCTGCCGCGATCGAGCACGTGACCGACCCGAGGCAGTGGCTGAAGGAACTGGCGCGCGTCACCCGCCCGGGGGGCGTGATCTCGATCACGACCGACACCTACATGTGGAAGTGGCTGCAGTCGTTGGGCCTTTACCAGACGGTTCAACCGCTTGACGGCGCGATCTGGCCGTACAAGCTGGCCTTCTGGGGCCGCCAGGCGGGCCTGCGCTTGCGCGCGTGCGGCGGATTCGTGAACGTCGACCGACAGCGCTGGTACTTCCTGCGGCAGATGAAGCGCCTCGTCTCCGCCCGTCGCTGGTACCGCAAGTGGAAGGGGGGCTATGCCCGCGTCGACCCGTGGGGCCATGTGCCCGCGGTCGACGAAGCCTCGATCGTGGATGCGACCCACGACTTCCCCATGAGCGCCGACGTCGACCTTCAGGCCTGCGTCTGGGCTTATGAATGCTACTACTGGTTCGAAAAGCCCGCGATGGGCGCGATGCGCCTGGCGGCGTAG